One part of the Paroedura picta isolate Pp20150507F chromosome 5, Ppicta_v3.0, whole genome shotgun sequence genome encodes these proteins:
- the LOC143838784 gene encoding perilipin-3-like isoform X1, with translation MEVAFLVGSFWLCRVLLPSHLDETMTSKVQEGPVLSSERREEAQQQDVIARVASLPLVSSAYDLAASAYASTKESHPLVKAVLHLAEEGVKHLSDVAVTSAQPLLTQLEPQVSVAGQYASRGLDKLEEKLPILHQTADQVILDTQKLVLSKVIDAKEAVSKAVQSGKERVVDTRMGQMALSGAEAILEKSEELLDHYLPVMDEEHAGVVESAPGGADAASETPGYFVRLGSLSSKLRHRAYQHAVVKVKMARENIKEALSQLHHYIGQIEDTKEDVAQEGKEKLNQIESQTLDLSSHITTQLKTAFKNLMAHIQGLPSSLQQNMQQAYHSMEELHANFATAQSFHDLSSDILSQGQEKALKAQDYVEDVLEYVVNHTPLSWLVGPLSPGLDKPGEVAEHMKPNEGERKALKVPEPKENLS, from the exons ATGGAGGTAGCCTTTCTTGTTGGAAGTTTCTGGCTGTGCAGAGTACT TCTCCCTTCTCACTTGGACGAAACAATGACTTCTAAAGTGCAAGAAGGACCAGTTCTCTCCTCtgagaggagagaagaggcacagcaACAG GATGTGATTGCGAGAGTGGCCAGCCTGCCTTTGGTGAGCAGCGCCTATGACTTGGCTGCGTCGGCCTATGCTTCTACCAAAGAGAGCCACCCTTTGGTCAAAGCGGTCCTGCACCTGGCTGAGGAAGGCGTCAAGCATCTCTCTGATGTGGCCGTTACCAGTGCACAGCCCCTTCTGACTCAGCTCGAGCCTCAGG TTTCAGTGGCCGGTCAGTATGCTTCAAGGGGCCTGGATAAGCTGGAGGAGAAGCTGCCCATCCTTCATCAGACAGCTGACCAG GTTATCCTTGATACACAAAAACTGGTGTTGTCAAAAGTAATCGATGCCAAAGAAGCCGTGTCCAAGGCTGTACAGAGCGGCAAGGAAAGGGTGGTAGACACGAGAATGGGTCAGATGGCCCTGAGTGGAGCAGAAGCCATCCTGGAGAAGTCGGAGGAGTTGCTAGACCACTACCTCCCAGTGATGGATGAAGAGCATG ctggGGTTGTGGAATCTGCACCAGGAGGAGCTGACGCAGCTTCTGAGACTCCCGGGTACTTTGTGCGTCTGGGCTCCCTGTCGAGTAAACTCCGTCACCGCGCCTACCAGCATGCCGTAGTGAAGGTGAAAATGGCTAGGGAGAACATCAAAGAGGCTTTATCTCAGCTGCATCATTACATTGGGCAG ATAGAAGATACAAAAGAAGATGTTGCCCAAGAAGGCAAGGAGAAGCTGAATCAG ATAGAAAGTCAGACCTTGGACTTGTCCTCCCACATCACCACTCAGCTGAAGACGGCGTTCAAGAACCTGATGGCTCATATCCAAGGTCTGCCAAGCAGCCTCCAGCAGAACATGCAGCAGGCATATCATAGCATGGAGGAGCTCCATGCGAACTTTGCCACTGCTCAGTCTTTCCATGACCTCTCGAGCGACATCCTAAGTCAAGGCCAAGAGAAGGCCCTCAAGGCCCAGGACTATGTAGAGGATGTTCTGGAATACGTGGTCAATCACACTCCATTGTCTTGGCTTGTAGGGCCCCTTTCTCCTGGGCTGGACAAACCAGGAGAGGTTGCAGAGCACATGAAACCCaatgagggggaaagaaaggccttAAAAGTGCCAGAACCAAAGGAAAACCTGTCATGA
- the LOC143838784 gene encoding perilipin-3-like isoform X2, with product MTSKVQEGPVLSSERREEAQQQDVIARVASLPLVSSAYDLAASAYASTKESHPLVKAVLHLAEEGVKHLSDVAVTSAQPLLTQLEPQVSVAGQYASRGLDKLEEKLPILHQTADQVILDTQKLVLSKVIDAKEAVSKAVQSGKERVVDTRMGQMALSGAEAILEKSEELLDHYLPVMDEEHAGVVESAPGGADAASETPGYFVRLGSLSSKLRHRAYQHAVVKVKMARENIKEALSQLHHYIGQIEDTKEDVAQEGKEKLNQIESQTLDLSSHITTQLKTAFKNLMAHIQGLPSSLQQNMQQAYHSMEELHANFATAQSFHDLSSDILSQGQEKALKAQDYVEDVLEYVVNHTPLSWLVGPLSPGLDKPGEVAEHMKPNEGERKALKVPEPKENLS from the exons ATGACTTCTAAAGTGCAAGAAGGACCAGTTCTCTCCTCtgagaggagagaagaggcacagcaACAG GATGTGATTGCGAGAGTGGCCAGCCTGCCTTTGGTGAGCAGCGCCTATGACTTGGCTGCGTCGGCCTATGCTTCTACCAAAGAGAGCCACCCTTTGGTCAAAGCGGTCCTGCACCTGGCTGAGGAAGGCGTCAAGCATCTCTCTGATGTGGCCGTTACCAGTGCACAGCCCCTTCTGACTCAGCTCGAGCCTCAGG TTTCAGTGGCCGGTCAGTATGCTTCAAGGGGCCTGGATAAGCTGGAGGAGAAGCTGCCCATCCTTCATCAGACAGCTGACCAG GTTATCCTTGATACACAAAAACTGGTGTTGTCAAAAGTAATCGATGCCAAAGAAGCCGTGTCCAAGGCTGTACAGAGCGGCAAGGAAAGGGTGGTAGACACGAGAATGGGTCAGATGGCCCTGAGTGGAGCAGAAGCCATCCTGGAGAAGTCGGAGGAGTTGCTAGACCACTACCTCCCAGTGATGGATGAAGAGCATG ctggGGTTGTGGAATCTGCACCAGGAGGAGCTGACGCAGCTTCTGAGACTCCCGGGTACTTTGTGCGTCTGGGCTCCCTGTCGAGTAAACTCCGTCACCGCGCCTACCAGCATGCCGTAGTGAAGGTGAAAATGGCTAGGGAGAACATCAAAGAGGCTTTATCTCAGCTGCATCATTACATTGGGCAG ATAGAAGATACAAAAGAAGATGTTGCCCAAGAAGGCAAGGAGAAGCTGAATCAG ATAGAAAGTCAGACCTTGGACTTGTCCTCCCACATCACCACTCAGCTGAAGACGGCGTTCAAGAACCTGATGGCTCATATCCAAGGTCTGCCAAGCAGCCTCCAGCAGAACATGCAGCAGGCATATCATAGCATGGAGGAGCTCCATGCGAACTTTGCCACTGCTCAGTCTTTCCATGACCTCTCGAGCGACATCCTAAGTCAAGGCCAAGAGAAGGCCCTCAAGGCCCAGGACTATGTAGAGGATGTTCTGGAATACGTGGTCAATCACACTCCATTGTCTTGGCTTGTAGGGCCCCTTTCTCCTGGGCTGGACAAACCAGGAGAGGTTGCAGAGCACATGAAACCCaatgagggggaaagaaaggccttAAAAGTGCCAGAACCAAAGGAAAACCTGTCATGA